A stretch of the Mycobacteroides immunogenum genome encodes the following:
- the prmC gene encoding peptide chain release factor N(5)-glutamine methyltransferase: MSHLRLLLAEAIESLSRAGVSSPQVDAEELAAYLLGISRMRLRFAVPTAEFPQRYRDLVARRAQRIPLQHLTGSAPFGPIEVCVGPGVFIPRPETESLYAWAAGELASAATVIELCAGSAALAVALSRHEPTARVVAIELDHEALIYTRRNAAQTRVEVIQADATSPELLTELNGAVDLIVANPPYIPDGAELEPEVAQHDPPLALFAGADGLAVIAPLVTVAARLLRPGGVIGVEHDDSNGDGTCELFTASGLFDEVVQRHDLAGRPRFVTARRKTSAS; this comes from the coding sequence ATGAGCCACTTGCGTCTGTTGCTCGCCGAGGCAATCGAATCTCTATCGCGGGCAGGGGTTTCCAGCCCGCAAGTAGATGCCGAAGAACTCGCCGCGTACTTGCTGGGTATCTCGCGGATGCGGCTGCGTTTCGCCGTGCCGACCGCGGAGTTTCCGCAGCGATACCGCGACCTGGTGGCGCGGCGTGCGCAACGCATTCCCTTGCAGCACTTGACCGGAAGTGCCCCGTTCGGCCCCATCGAGGTCTGTGTGGGCCCCGGAGTTTTCATCCCGCGTCCCGAGACGGAGTCCCTGTATGCCTGGGCCGCAGGGGAGTTGGCGTCGGCTGCGACCGTTATCGAACTATGCGCCGGATCCGCGGCGCTCGCCGTCGCCCTGTCGCGCCACGAGCCGACTGCCCGTGTGGTGGCGATCGAGCTCGACCATGAGGCGTTGATCTATACCCGGCGTAACGCCGCGCAAACTCGGGTCGAGGTGATCCAGGCCGATGCGACTTCACCGGAGTTGCTGACCGAGCTGAACGGCGCGGTCGACCTGATCGTCGCCAACCCGCCCTACATTCCCGATGGGGCTGAGTTGGAGCCCGAAGTGGCGCAGCATGATCCGCCGCTGGCGCTCTTCGCGGGTGCCGACGGGCTGGCCGTTATCGCGCCGCTTGTGACCGTGGCGGCCCGGTTGCTGCGCCCCGGCGGCGTCATCGGCGTTGAGCACGATGACAGCAATGGCGACGGAACATGCGAGTTGTTCACGGCCAGCGGTCTATTCGATGAGGTTGTGCAGCGGCACGACCTCGCCGGGAGGCCGCGGTTCGTCACCGCTCGCCGGAAAACCTCGGCGTCCTAG
- a CDS encoding L-threonylcarbamoyladenylate synthase: MTVVYDCQDAATRQHGIDAASSALKAGELVVMPTDTVYGLGCDAFDSGAVAALLAAKGRGRDMPVGVLVGSWHTIDGLVFAVPPAARELIEAFWPGPLSVIVRHAPSLSWDLGDAQGSVMLRMPMHPVAIELLRAVGPMAVSSANVSGQPAALTAGQARDQLDDKVAVYLDGGPAELGAASTIVDLTGPVPVIVREGPISRQQIVDVIGGDIEPVVPGESGEPTDS, encoded by the coding sequence GTGACCGTCGTCTACGACTGCCAGGACGCTGCGACCCGCCAGCACGGGATCGACGCGGCGTCCAGTGCGCTCAAAGCGGGTGAACTGGTGGTGATGCCCACCGACACTGTCTACGGATTGGGTTGTGACGCATTCGATTCCGGTGCGGTGGCGGCGCTGCTGGCCGCCAAGGGGCGTGGCAGGGACATGCCCGTCGGTGTGCTCGTGGGGTCCTGGCACACCATCGACGGGTTGGTTTTCGCGGTTCCGCCCGCCGCCCGCGAACTCATCGAGGCGTTCTGGCCGGGACCGCTGAGCGTCATCGTGCGGCACGCCCCCTCGTTGTCCTGGGACCTGGGTGACGCGCAGGGAAGCGTCATGCTGCGCATGCCCATGCATCCGGTAGCCATCGAACTGCTGCGCGCCGTCGGCCCGATGGCGGTTTCCAGCGCCAACGTGTCGGGCCAGCCCGCGGCGCTCACCGCCGGACAGGCCCGCGATCAATTGGACGACAAGGTTGCGGTGTACCTGGACGGCGGTCCGGCCGAGCTGGGTGCCGCCTCGACCATCGTCGATCTCACCGGGCCGGTGCCGGTGATCGTGCGCGAGGGGCCGATCAGCCGGCAACAGATCGTGGACGTGATCGGTGGCGACATCGAGCCTGTCGTGCCGGGCGAATCGGGGGAGCCCACAGATTCGTGA
- the prfA gene encoding peptide chain release factor 1, producing the protein MSETPLIEAMLAEHAELEKQLADPALHADAAAARKAGRRFAMLSPIIATHRKLVTARDDLATARELSADDPSFADEVTELESSIAELETQLSDMLAPRDPHDGDDILLEVKSGEGGEESALFAADLARMYIRYAERHGWKVTVLDETESDLGGYKDATLAIASKGDAADGVWSRLKFEGGVHRVQRVPVTESQGRVHTSAAGVLVYPEPEEVEEIQIDESDLRIDVYRSSGKGGQGVNTTDSAVRITHLPTGIVVTCQNERSQLQNKARAMQVLAARLQALAEEQAQADASAGRASQIRTVDRSERIRTYNFPENRITDHRVGFKAHNLDQVLDGDLDALFDALAAADRKARLQEA; encoded by the coding sequence TCCGGCGCTACACGCCGATGCCGCCGCGGCGCGCAAGGCGGGCCGCCGCTTCGCGATGCTGTCGCCGATCATTGCCACCCACCGCAAGCTTGTCACCGCCCGTGACGACCTGGCCACGGCTCGTGAACTGTCGGCGGACGATCCCTCGTTCGCCGATGAGGTGACGGAGCTGGAGTCGTCCATCGCCGAGCTGGAAACGCAGTTGTCGGACATGCTTGCCCCACGCGACCCTCACGATGGCGACGACATCCTCCTGGAAGTGAAATCCGGCGAGGGCGGTGAGGAATCGGCGCTGTTCGCTGCCGATCTGGCCCGCATGTACATCCGCTACGCCGAGCGGCACGGGTGGAAGGTCACGGTTCTCGACGAGACGGAGTCCGATCTCGGCGGGTACAAGGACGCCACCTTGGCGATCGCCAGCAAGGGTGACGCTGCCGACGGTGTCTGGTCACGGTTGAAATTCGAGGGCGGCGTGCATCGTGTTCAGCGTGTGCCTGTGACCGAATCCCAAGGGCGCGTGCATACTTCGGCGGCCGGTGTGCTGGTCTACCCCGAGCCCGAAGAGGTCGAAGAAATTCAGATCGACGAATCGGATCTGCGTATCGACGTGTACCGCTCGTCGGGTAAGGGCGGTCAGGGCGTCAACACCACCGACTCGGCGGTGCGCATTACGCACCTGCCGACCGGGATCGTCGTGACCTGCCAGAACGAGCGCTCGCAGCTGCAGAACAAGGCACGCGCCATGCAGGTGCTGGCGGCGCGTCTGCAGGCGCTCGCGGAGGAACAGGCGCAAGCCGACGCCTCGGCCGGCCGCGCCAGCCAGATCCGCACCGTGGACCGCAGTGAGCGGATCCGCACCTACAACTTCCCGGAGAACCGCATCACCGATCACCGTGTCGGGTTCAAGGCCCACAACCTGGATCAGGTTCTCGACGGCGATCTGGATGCCCTGTTCGACGCGTTGGCCGCAGCGGACCGGAAGGCCCGGCTGCAGGAGGCCTGA